The Enhydrobacter sp. sequence CGCCCAGCAGATGCACAGTGGCGACGCCTCCGGAATAGAGCCAATATCCCGGGAAGCCGAGCGGCGGACGGTCGCCGTTCTCCAGCCCCAGCACGTCGCAATAGAAGTCCTTGGTGGCCTCGAGGTTCGAAGGCTCGATCGTGTAATGCTGCAAGGCGCCAAGCGGCATCGTTCGCTCCCTAGACGAAAGTGAGATCGGGATCGAGGCCCATCATCCAGGCGCCGACGGTCTCGAAATGGCTGAGCCGGCCCTGGAGCTGCTGGGTCACGGTATGGATGTCGCGAAAGCGCCGTTCCAGCGGATGGTTCTCGAAGATCGCCGTGGCGCCCGCGGCATTGTAGGCGAAGTCGACCGCCTCGCGCCCCTTGTGGATGGCGTTGGTCGAGGCGCCGCGAATGGTGATGCGCTGCTCGACGGTGATCGTGTTGCCCGCCGACAGATCCTTCCAGATCACCGCCATCGACTGCAGCAGATAGGCGCGCGCCGCGCGGATATTGATCTCGGCCTGCGCGAGATTGGTCTGGACCACCGCGTTGTCGCGGATCGGGCTTTTCTGGCCGCGCGGGACCTTGTTGCGCGCCACATCGACGAAGTTGTCGAGCGCACCGCGCGCGATGCCGAGGGCGACGCCGGCGAAACCCACCTGATAGCAGGTCGAGGCTGACATCCGGTAGAGCGGGCCGGACTCGCGGCATTCCTTCTCGAAGTCGCGCGTGATCGAATGGTCGGCGCGCACGAAGTGGTCGTCGAGCGCGAACTGGTCGCTCGCCGTGCCGCGCAGGCCCACCACGTTCCAGATGTCGGTCCATTGCACGTCCTCGGTGCGGACCAGCATGGTGCGCTCGACCTGTCGGCCTGCCGCGTCGCGCCGAGGCGTGCCGTCGGCCTTGTAGATCGGACAATGGGCGCCGAGCCAGGTGGCGTGCCGTCCGCCCGAGGCGAAAGCCCAGACGCCGGTCACCTTGTAACCTCCCTCGCACTCGACCGCTTTGACGCGCGGCCCGGGACCCCAGGCAAGCACCGCCCTGGGGTCGTTGCCGAAGATCGCCTGCGCGACCGGCAGGTCGAGATAGGCGGCGGCCATGGCGCAGCCGCCGGCCTGGCTCAGGCACCAGGCGGTCGAGGCGTCGCTGCGGGCAATGGCCTCGATCACGTGGAAGAAGGTAACAGGATCGGTCTCGATACCGTTGCAGGCGCGCGGCAGCAGCAGACGGAACAGCCGCGCCTCGTGCAGCTTGTCGAGCAGGGCCGGCGGCAAACGTCGTGTCTCCTCGATCTCGCTCGCCGCGGCTTCGACCGCCGGGCGAAGCGCCTCGGCCCGTGAGATCACGGCCTGGTCGCCAGCGAGGTCGGCGGAAGTCGGAATGAACGTGTCCAAGTCAGTCCTCTCCGAATGCAGGCTTGGGGCGGGCGGTCGTACCCATCAGCTCGCGGTCAATCTGCTCGTTCGACTTGCCCCGGGTCTCGATGCCGAAGAAATAATAGACCACACCGGCCATCAGGAACCAGCAGCCGAGATACAGGAAGGCCGTCGGGATCTGCGGCAGCGGCACGTCGGGCTTGAGATAGTTGTTCGAGCCCACGATCAGCGCCAGTCCTACCGGGCCCAGGATCTTGCCGATGCCGCCGAAGCCATAGGCCGAGCCCATGCCGCTGGTCTTGAGGTGCGAGGGCCAGATCTCGGCGCCGTAGGGGCCGACGATGGCGAAGCCGCCATCGGCGAAGAACATCGCCGCCGCCAGGATCAGCCAGAAGGCCGAGATGCCGAACAAGACGGCATCGTGATTGTAGCCCGCGAGAATGATCAGGACGCCGGCGCCGAAGCCCAGCAGGCCGCCGCAGTTGCGCCGCCCGATGCGTTCCGACAGCCAGGAGAACGACACGCGGCCCAGGAAGCCGACCACGGTCAGCAGGAGCATCATCTTGGAGGCTTCCTGCGGCGTTACCTTCAGGAGCAACACGAACAGCGCCGGCGCCCAGAGGGCGATGCCATAGACGCCGGTCTGCGCTCCGGCATTGCCGAGCCACGAGACGAGCAGGCTGCGCGGGTAGCTGAAGAGATCGAACCAGTTGGTCTTCACGACCCGGACTTCGTCCGGCGTGGGCGCAGGCAGGGTCCCGGGATCGACCTGCAGCGCCCAGGCCAGCGACTTGCGGGCCTCGTCGACACGGCCCTGGCGCGCCAGCCAGCGCGGCGACTCCGGCACCCACAGGCGCACCAGCAGCACCACCAGGGCCGGCAGCACACCGATCGCAAAGAGCAGACGCCACTGCGCCGCGCCCAGGAAGGCCCCGAGGATCGATCCGAGCCCGACGCCGATCGGGATGATGCAGGTGACGAGGCCGCCAATCCAGCCGCGCTTGGAGGTCGGCATGAACTCCTGCACCAGCGGAAGATCGACGCAATAGAGTCCGCCGACGCCCAGGCCGACGAAGAAGCGCATGACGGCGAGGTAGACCCAGCCGTTGTCGGGCGTGAAGTAGAGCAAGCCGGTCGCGATCGAGAAGTTCAGCACCGTGCCGATGAATACCTTGCGCCGGCCGATGCGGTCGGCCAGCCAGCCCCAGCCATAGGCGCCGATGATGGCGCCGATGCCCGAGCTCATCAGCACGATCGCCGACTGGCCGAAGGTGAGCTTCCAGGGCCCGATCAGGAAGGCCAGCACAAAGGCGATCAGGAAGTAGTCGAAGAACTCCAGGGCGTCGCCGATGATCGCGGCGGCCAGGATCTTCTTTTGATTGACTGTCAGTCTGTCTTGCCGATCGAGAGCCTCGAACATTGTGGCATCCCCTCCGTGCGCTTATCGAGTTTGAAGGCGGACGGGGCGCTGCCGTGCCGCCAGTGCCGCAGACGCTACGCTTTCACTATCGGTCACGGAAGTATCTGCACGGGCTGCGTTTGCTGATCGAAACGCAGCGCTGCATTGCATCGACGGCCTTGCTAGGAAGAACAGGTGGAATCTCGAGGAGCCATCATGCACTGGACCGACCGCCGCAAACGCTTCCGTGCTGTTCTCGCTGCAGAACGCTGCATCCATCCGGCTTCGGTCCATGACGCGATCTCCGCGCGGATTGCCGAGGATCTCGGCTTCGAGATCGGCATGTTCGCCGGCTCGGTTGCCTCCATGGCGGTGCTGGGCGCGCCCGATCTGATCGTGCTGACGCTGTCGGAATTCGCAAGCCAGGCCTATCGCATCAATCGCGCCGGCAACCTGCCGCTTCTCGTCGACGCCGATCACGGCTACGGCAATGCGCTCGGCGTGAAGCGCACGGTCGAGGAGCTGGAGACCGCCGGCGTCTCGGCTCTCAGCATCGAGGACACGGAGCTGCCGCAGCCCTTCGGTGCGACAAGACCGCGGCTGGTCAGCCTCGCGGAAGGCGTGGGCAAGATGAAGGCGGCGCTGGCTGGCCGTCAGGATCCGACGCTCTGCATCGCCGGCCGCACGAGCGCCGTCCAGATCAACGGGCTGGACGACGCCATCGCGCGCGGCAAGGCCTATGAGCAGGCTGGCGTCGATGCACTGTTCTTCGTCGGTCTGCGCACGCGGGCCGAGCTCGACGCGATCTCGTCGGCCACGACCTTGCCGCTCGTCCTGGGCAGCGCCTCCGGCGAGCTCGCCGATCCTTCCTATCTGGCGGCGCGCCGCGTGCGCGTCGCGCTGCAGGGGCATCAGCCCTTCGCAGCGGCGGTGAAGGCCGTGCACGATACCTTGAAGGCCTTGCGCGAGGGCACATCCCCGGCGAAGCTCGCGGGCATCGCCGACGTCGAGCTCATGAAGCGCGTCACGCGCGATGCGGACTATGCGGGCTGGACGAAGGCCTTCCTGTCCTGACGGTCCGCGATCGGCAGGACAGGAGGGTCAGCGCCTCAGGCTTTGCTTCGAAGACGCCCGATCGCTGACCGCAGGCCGGGGGAAGCCTGGCGGACGCTTTCCTTCGGAGGCTTCCTCGGCGGCGCCATTGGAACTGGATTGCTGACTGAGGGCGTCGTGCACCAGCATCCGGCGTACGGCAGCATCATGTCCAGGATTGAGCTTGTCGGGGACAGGCTTCGCCATGGCAACACCCGTATGAAGTCCAACACCTGCGCAACCGTGGCCTATATAGCGCGCTCCGCGATTTATGGGTAGGGGGCGGAACGATCGCGCCGGCGCCATCGCTATCGTTCCGCTCCTCAAGACGCTCGAGGAACTTAAATCGTGACAGGTCGGCAGCAAACGTCTTGAGTGTGGCGATGGAAAATCTGTTCGATCTTACGGGCAAGGTGGCATTGGTGACCGGCGGCAGCCGCGGACTGGGCTACCAGATGGTCAAGGCGTTCGCCCGGCACGGGGCCGATGTGTTCGTCACCAGCCGCAAGCTCGAGGCCTGCGAGAAGGTCGCCGCTGAGGTGAAGGCCCTCGGCCGGCGCGCCGTGGCCCATGCCTGCAACGTCGCCAACTGGCAGGAACTGGACGGTCTCGTCGACGCGGCCTACGCCGCGTTCGGCAAGGTCGATATCCTGGTGAACAATGCCGGCTCCTCGCCGCTCGCGCCGTCGTCGCTGGAAACGCCCGAGCAGCTCTTCGACCGCATCGTGTCGCTGAATTTCAAGGGGCCGTTCCGCCTCATGTCCCTGGTCGGCAGCCGCATGGCGGCGGGCGAGGGCGGGTCGATCATCAACATCTCGAGCGCCGGCGCCCTGCGCCCGCGACCGCAGATCGCGCCCTACGCCGGCGCCAAGGCGGCGCTCAACGCCATCACCGAGGCCTTCGCCTTCGAATATGGACCGAAGGTACGGGTGAACACCATCTCGCCCGGACGCTTCCTGACCGACGTGTCGAAGGCGTGGAGCGAGGAGCACAAGCTCAACAGCACGGCGGCTCTGAAACGCAGCGGCCGGCCGGAGGAGATCGTCACGGCCGCGCTCTATCTCGCCTCGCCGAGATCGAGCTTCACCACCGGATCGGTCGTGCGCGTCGATGGAGGGATCGCCTGATGAAGATGAAAGCTGCCGTCCTCACCCGCTGCGGCGCCCCGCGTCCGTTCGCCAGGAGCAAGCCCATCGAGGTGCTCGAGGTCGATCTCGATCCGCCCGGCGAGGGCGAGGTGCTGGTGAAGGTGGGCGGCGCCGGGCTCTGCCACTCGGATCTGTCGATGGTCAACGGCGACCGCCCGCGGCCGACGCCGATCGTGCTCGGCCACGAGGGCTCCGGCGAGATCGTTGAGGTCGGCGCGGGCGTGCACGACGTCAAGGCGGGCGACCATATCTGCTTCACCTTCAACGTGAGCTGCGGCCGCTGCCGGCGCTGTCTCGAGGGCCGGCCCTATATCTGCGAGCGCGCGATCACGCCGCGCGCCGCCGGACAGCTCCTGTCGGGCCACCATCGGCTCCATCTCGACGGCAAGCCGGTGAACCACCAGTCCGGGGTCTCCTGCTTTGCCGAATACGCCGTCGTCGATCGCGGCTCGGTGGTGGTGATCGACAGCAGCCTGCCGCTCGACCTCGCCGCGCTGTTCGGCTGCGCCGTGGTGACCGGCGTCGGCGCCGTGGTCAATACCGCGCAGATCCAGCCGGGCAGCTCGGTCGCGGTCGTGGGTCTGGGCGGCGTCGGCCTGAGCGGATTGCTGGGCGCCGTCCTCGCCGGCGCCGGCAAGATCGTCGCCATCGATCTCTCCGACGAGAAGCTCGGCCTTGCCCGCCAGCTCGGCGCCACCGACACGGTGAACGCCAGGGACGCCGACCATGTGCAGCAGGTGCGCGACCTCACGGGCGGCGGCGTGGACTACGCCTTCGATTTCGCCGGCACGATCAAGGCGATGGAGACGGCCTATCTCGCGACCCGGTGGGGTGGCACGACCGTCTCGGCCGGCCTGTCGCCGATCACCGCGGACTTCTCCTTCAAGCAGAGCCTGCTGGTGAGCGAGGAGAAGACCATCAAGGGCAGCTACATGGGAAGCTGCGTGCCGGTGCGCGACATCCCGCGCTTCATCTCGCTCTACCAGCAGGGACGGCTGCCGGTCGACCGCATGGTGAGCCAGCGCGTCGGATTCGCAGAGCTGAACGAAGGCTTCGATCGCCTGCAGGAGGTCGCCACCGTGCGCCAGGTCCTGGTGCCGCACGGCTGACAAAGCTGCGTCAGCGGATCTCGAAGCCGAGGCTCGCCAGCGCCGTGCGCATCCGTTCGCGGCCGTTCATCGACTTGATGGGGCCCAGGCGGTTCAGCACGCGCTGCGTCCAGGTCGCCGCCTGCAGCTCGTGACGCTGCGAGAATTGGGTCATCTCGGCGTCGTACATCGGGCGGAGCGCTGCCTCGCGTCCGGCATCGTAGTGCTCGCGATGGAGCACCACGCCCTGCGGCAGGCGCGGCTTCACCTCGCCCGCGCCTGTTTCCGTCGCATAGCCGACGCAAAGACCGAACACCACGAAAGCCTGCTTCGGCAGGTGGAGCAACCCGGCGACGCGCACCGGATCGTTGCGCATCGCCCCGATATAGACCGTGCCGAGACCGAGCGACTCGGCCGCAACCACGGCATTCTGCGCCGCCAGCGCCACATCGATGCAGGCGACCATGAAGGTCTCCAGCCAGGGCATGCACTCGAAGCCTGTTTTCTGCGCATCGGAGACTCGCTGATTGCGCGCCATGTCGGCGACCCAGGCGATGAAAAGCGGGCACTGTTCGATGTGCTTCTGGCCGCCGGCGATCTCGGCCAGGACCTTCTTCCTGGCAGGATCGGTCACCGCGATGGCCGAGCACCACTGCATGTTGGAGCTGGTGGCGGCCGATTGCGCCGCCGCGACCAGCGTCTCGAGCGTGCCGTCCGGCACCGGATCGGGCTTGTAGCCGCGCACCGATCGATGCTCCATCAGGCCCGCGATGGTCGCGTTCCATGGGCCTGCGGGCGGAATGGCTGCGCCGTAGCGCCGACCGAGGGCTCCTTCCTTGTCCGGGTGCTTCGGCGTCAGCGTGTCCATGCGGGGCTTCCTTGTGGCTTGTGGCGGGTGACGGCCGTCACCAGCGCGAGAAGGATGAAGGCGACGACGATGGCGTAGATCGTCTGTGGCCGGCCGTGGTCCATCAGCCAGCCGTAGGTCAGGGGCGCGATCATGCCGCCGAGATTGAAGCCGGTGCTGACGAAGCCGAACACCTTGCCGAACGAGCCCGGCGGCGTCACCGCCCGCACCATCATGTCCCGGCTGGGCTGGATCATGCCGTTCAACAGCCCGCCGACGGACATCACCAGAACGAGGACGATGCCGGGCATGGCGACCCAGCCCATGAGAATCGCCATGGTCGAGGTGAAGGCGAAGCCGACCGCGGCCACCCGTTCGTGATGCGGCGTGCGATCGGCGACGACGCCGCCCAGCAGCACGCCGAGCGCGCTCATCAGCAGGAAGCCGGAGAGAGCGACGTTCGAGATCGCCGCCGGCGTGCCGTGCAGGGCCTGCTGGCTCACGACGGTGTAGGTCTGGATGCCGCCATTGGCCATCGCCAGGCACAGGAAGAAGAAGAGGTTGCGCAGAACCGGCGCGCTGAGCAGCAGGTCGAGCCCGACCTTGTGATCGGTCTGCTTCACCGCCGGCGCCGCCTTGCGCGTCCACTTCGGCAGGACATGGCCGGCGACGACCAGCAGCATCGCCGCGGCGAAGGAGAGGACGGCGGCGGCAAGGAAGGCGCCATGCCAGCCCCAGATGGCCGCACAGCCGATGACGAAGGCGGGCGTCACGCCGCTGCCCGCGTAGCCCGCGAAGGTGTGGATGGAAAAGGCCTTGCCGATACGCTTGCCGTCGATCGTGGCCGACAGGATCGAATAGTCGGCGGGGTGATAGACCGTGTTCGCCACACCCAGAAGCCCGTAGGCGATGATGAAGGCCCAGTAGCTGGGCAGCAAAGCGGCGATGGCGATCGCGACGGCGCCCACGATCAGGCCGGCGGTCAGCATGGCCCGCGGCCCGATGCGGTCCACCAGGAAGCCGGCCGGCGTCTGCAGCAGCGCCGAGGCGACATTGAAGGCGGTGAGCGCCAGCGCGATGTCGGTGTAGCTGACGCCGAACGCCTCGCGGACCTGCCCGAAGATCGGCGGCAGCAGCATGATGTGGACATGGCTCACGAAGTGAACAGCCGAGATCAGCGCCACGACCTTGGCGTCCTTGCGCCAACCCTCGGTCAATCCGGGATCGGCCGCGAGGTCGAGCGGTTCACTCGTCGACGACATTGACGTTCAAAGTCCCGATTCCGGAGATCTCGACCTCGACCTTGTCGCCCGCCTTCATCCAGAGCGGCGGCGTTCGGCCGAGCCCGACGCCTTCCGGCGTGCCCGTCGCGATGATGTCACCGGGTTCGAGCCAGGTGACGGTGGAGAGATACTCGATGATGGTGGCGACGTCGAAGATCATGTGGTCGGTCGTATCGTGCTGCACGACGGTGCCGTTCAGCCGCGTCGTCAGCGTCAGCGCCTGCGGATCGGGGATGACGTCGGCGGTCACCAACCACGGGCCGAGCGGGCCGGTTGCCGGGAAATTCTTGCCGGCGGTCACCGAATGCTTCTGGAAATCGCGCACGCTTGCATCGAGGAAGCAGGTGTAGCCCGCGATCACCGACAGGGCCTGCGCCCGGGGCACGTGCCGGCAGCGTTGGCCGATCACGACGGCCAGCTCGCCTTCGAAGTCGAAGGCGATCGAGGCGCTGGGACGAACGATGTCGCCGCCGGACGCAACCAGCGTGCTGTGCAGACGAGAGAAAACGCTGGGCTGTGCCGGACGCTCGCGACCGACCTCGCCGACATGGCTCGCATAGTTGAGGCCGATGCAGAGGATCTTGTCGGGGTTGGGGACGACGGGCAGCAATTCCACCGCATCGAGGGTGAAGTCCGCCTTGTGGTTGCGAGCGGCGGCGGAAAGATCGGCGAGTCCGTTGTCGGCAAGGGCGTCACGCAGTGTTGCCCAACGCCCCTCGAACCGCGTCGACAGATCGACGATTCCTTCCTCGACGACAGCGCCGAACCTTTGCACGCCCGCATGGCGGAAACTGGCCAACCGCATCGGCAGACCATGCCAGTGGACCGTTAGGTGTCAAGGCACGGGAACGTGACGCCGCTCTCAGGCGGCTTTCGAGCGCGGCTTTCCGGGGTAGGCGCAGTCGGCCAGGGAGGTCCGGTCGAGCTCGGCCAGGAAGGCCTCGCGCGCCGCCGCGAGCCGCCTGCGCAATCTGCATCGCGGCGTGAGCAGGCAGTGGCCGCCGTCGGCGCGGTAGCATTCCACGATCGGCTGATCCTCCTCGAGATCGCGGACGACCTCGCCCAGCGTGATCGACTCGGCGGCTCGGGCGAGCTGGAAGCCGCCGCCCGCGCCGCGCTGCGTCCGGACATAGCCCGCATCGGCCAGCCGTCGCACGACCTTGATCAGGTGGTGCCGCGAGATCGCAAATTCGCTCGCGATCTCCTCGCTGGTGAACGAACGATCGGGCTCGCCCGCGAGCCGCATCAGGGCGCGCAGGCCGAAGTCGGTGAAGGCCGTGAGGCGCATTGTCGCTCCGCGCTAAGAGGCATTGTAAATACCTGTTTGACGACCTCAAATAGGTACCATGGATACCGATTTGCTGCGAGCGGACATTGTGGCGCGGACCGGCATCGACGAGGCGATGATCGAGCGCCTGGTCCACGGCTTCTACGCCAAGGTGCGAAAGGATGTTCTTTTGGGGCCGGTCTTCGAGTCGCGTGTCGAGGACTGGAACGTGCACCTCGTCCGCATGTGCCGCTTCTGGTCGTCGGTCGCACTGTTGTCGGGAGCCTACAGCGGCAATCCCATGGCCAAGCATGTCCGGCTTCCGGTCGACGCCGCACATTTCGACCGCTGGCTCACGCTCTTCGAGGCGACGGCGGCCGAACTCTGTCCACCGTCGGCTGCCGTGCACTTCGTCGAGCGCGCCCGTCGCATCGCGCAGAGCCTCGAGCTCGGAATCGCCGTCACGGCGGGCAAATTGCCGGCGAGAGGCCAGCGCTTCTACCGCGACGGCGCTCCCGCCTCTGCCCAAGGAGAGTACCATGACAACGCCAGCCAATGACCTTCTTGTCCGCGGCCGCACGGTCGGCGAGATCGCGGCCAGCCTTCCGGGCGCGACGGCGGTCTTCCGGCGCTTCGGGCTCGACTTTTGCTGCAAGGGCGATGTCGCGCTGGAAGAATCGGCACGGCAAGGCGGCATTGACGTCACCGAGCTCGAGCGGGCGCTGTCCGAGCTGCCGACGGACGGTAAGTCGGACGCACCGTCGGCCACGTCGGAACTGATCGACCACATCCTCGCTCGCTACCATGAAGTGCACCGGCGCGAGCTGGCCGAACTGGTGCGGCTTGCACGGAAGGTCGAACAGGTTCATGCGAAGCACGCGGCGGTGCCGCGCGGCCTCGCCGACCTCCTGGAACAGATGGCACGCGAGCTCGAACAGCACATGTCCAAGGAGGAGCTGATCCTGTTCCCGGCAATGAGGAGCGCGATGCGAGGGCTGGAAGCGCCCATCGCACGCATGCGTCACGAACACAACGACCACGGCCAGACGCTGCGGAAGCTGGAAGCGCTCACCAACGGCTTCACGGTGCCGTCCGGCGCCTGCCGTACATGGCACGCGCTCTATGCCGGCGCCTCGAAGCTCGCCGACGACCTGCAGCAGCATATCCATCTCGAGAACAACGTCCTGTTCCCGAGATTTGCCAAGGGGATGGCCAGCTAGCCCGGATTTCTCAAACCATCATCTCTGACGTCATGATCGGCGGGCAGTCGAAGATGGTGGCCCGCGTGGATGCGGCGAAGAGGGAGCGGGCGTGAACGCGGGCGAGCGGCAACACGCCGCGGGCTGCGACGCTATCTGGGCGAATGTGGCCTATGCGCTGTCTGGGTCGTCAGCGGGCGGCGGCAGCGAGTGAGATCCAGGCCTGCTTGAAGGAGCGCTGGTTGGGCCAGGCCGAGGCCATGGCGAGCCTGATGCGTCGCACGCTGATGGTGATCAGCGCCCCGATCTTGAGCAGCGCCAGGCGGATCGAGCCGCAGCTCGCCTGGGCGAAGCGGGTGTGCCTGAGCCCGATGCGGCGCAAGGCGCAGAGCAGCACATAAGCCATCGAGGCAAACCACAGGCGCAGCTGGTTGGCGCACATGGTGGCGGCCGAGGTACGGTCGGCGAACAGCTCGCCCTGGCACTCCTTGAGGCGGTTCTCCATGTCGCCGCGCGCGCAGTACAGCTTCTCGTAGATCGCCCGGGCCTTGCCGCCCTTCAGCGAGGTCACCACGAAGCGCGGGTTGGCCTCGCCGTGCGTCCATTCCGCCTTGGCGATGACCCGTCGCCTGCTGCTCCAGCTGTCGCGCGTCGACCACAGGAAGTCCTTGAAGCGGCGGGCCGGCCGACCGGTCCGCCGGCTTTCGGCCTGGGCGGCCGCCAACTCGGCCTCGATCTCGCCCGCCAGCCGAACGTTGCGCGCCAGGCCGAAGAGGTAGTCCACCCCGTTGGCCTCGCACCAGGCCATCAGCGACTCGCGAGCGAAGCCCGAATCGGCCCGCAGCAGGATTTGCACCCGTGGCCAGTGTCGGCGGAGCTGCGCCACGATCCGCGCCACCTCCTCCGCCGCCCCCGCCGAGGCATCGATGTTGGAGCGTCGCAGCTTGGCCGCCAGCAGATGACGGCCGCAGAAGATGTAGAGCGGCAGGTAGCAATAGCCGTCGTAGTAGCCGTGGAAAAACCGCCCCTCCTGCTCACCGTGCAGCGGATCGTCGGTGGCGTCCAGGTCGAGCACGATCTG is a genomic window containing:
- a CDS encoding IS1380 family transposase yields the protein MPTECIADLFGFAPVERRAVVASFDGGSITPDAGGLLLGATDRALGLIDRLAGCFRDFRDPSLVEHAVRTLVGQRVYGLALGYEDLNDHDHLRHDRLFAVLAGKLTARRRDCAPVAGKSTLNRLELSGPGRSLYHKIDHDPAAIERLFVAVFVEAHKRAPSQIVLDLDATDDPLHGEQEGRFFHGYYDGYCYLPLYIFCGRHLLAAKLRRSNIDASAGAAEEVARIVAQLRRHWPRVQILLRADSGFARESLMAWCEANGVDYLFGLARNVRLAGEIEAELAAAQAESRRTGRPARRFKDFLWSTRDSWSSRRRVIAKAEWTHGEANPRFVVTSLKGGKARAIYEKLYCARGDMENRLKECQGELFADRTSAATMCANQLRLWFASMAYVLLCALRRIGLRHTRFAQASCGSIRLALLKIGALITISVRRIRLAMASAWPNQRSFKQAWISLAAAAR